TCACTGCCATTCGACCACCCACGTCCTCCAAATGCTCGATGTCCAGCGGCAGTCCACCCAAACGACCATTTGTACAACCGATGAATATGCGGCTAGATGGACAGAATCAGGATAGTCATGGCCTTAGGGCTGGACTGTAGGGTAGGAGATGGTCTCGGCATCAGCGGTATGTGGGGGTTGGCGCAAGTCGACTGggtgttggatgatgatggcgtcgCTTTGGGCTTGCTGCGTGTCAGCATCTAGGCCGTCCCAGCAGACAAGTGCTGATCAGCGAACGGCGGCCCTGTGATATGATATacggcagcggcaggtcAAAAAGGCGGAGGGACTGTGCAGAAAGAGCACGTTGCATTTGTCACGGATACTACAGGTCACCTCTCACGTGAGTTTgacggatggtggtggtggtggtggtgatggttagCCGTGGCTTGCCCCGACTGAGCTGAGCACCAGGATCAATACCAGGTCGATCGCCGTCCAGGGGTTCTCCGCATTCCGGGAGACGGTCACGCTAACAAACGCCCCCGAACACCCGGGCGGACTTGCTCCGTTCAACGGTCTGGATAAGGGGAGTTTTTTCAGCTCGCCCGGTACCGAAGAAATAGTGAAGTAGCGGGCCCCCAGGCTCGAACGTTGCGATCTCAACGTCGATGGTGTGTTGGTTCCGAGAAAAGAAAGCCCCGATCTAGCAGAGAGACGACCccgactttttttttggtggctTGCGGCTGGATAAAAACGGCAGCCGGCACAACGGTTTTTCTTCTCGGTTGCGAGTGCAACAACGGTGTTTCTTGGGGTGCTTTTCCCCTCTTGAGTGTTCCACCCATTTACCCTAATATCCAGGGTACTTATTCGCAACCGACCTTTTTAATATGGAGAGCGAATCCCTTTGGACGGTTGTTATCTTGGATCAATTGTAACAGGCCCGGACTTGCTATAGTGGGAAGTAGGAGGTACTATATGGAAAATGTCTTGGATCGGTGTTTTTttctgggctggctggctgaggTGGAGATTAATTAGGCAAGTTGATTGATGGGACGCATTCCAGGTGTTCTTTTTtgtccttcttttttctaGTTTGTTCAGTTGATGCTTTTTTCTCCTCTTTTGACATTTTTGGGAAGTGGATGTTGAGAAAACGACGATATCGCGACAGCGTTTGCGAAGCGCAACGAGCAGTAAATTCTTGGCGCAACAAAAGCGACGCTCACCGGCAGGCGTGTTACAACAGGGAAATACTCAGAGGGAAAAGGGCGACAGGCTTGAAAGAAGCGTTGAATTAAGACGGGTCGGACAAAAGTCGGGAGGGAACGCGGTGGGACGTCAAAGTCGACACGTATAAGCGAGACTGGACGACATCACACCGCTCAGAAGTCGTTTGGGAGCATTCATCTCGCGTTTTCCAGCGAATCAACAACAGAAGTTGGAAGTTGGGGGCCGATTGAGACAAAAGGGACTTGAGCATGGCACTCGACGACAAAATGTCGCCatcaataacaacaacaccgaTGGGATCGTTACCTAACCTCCGACGCAAACTGACCAGACTAGTCCTCACTCGTGGCATATTCATCACCACAGTCGTCTACGTCTTTCTACTATCACTAATAGTAGGGGTACAAGCCGTCCTGCCGGCAGAGTTTACAAATTCATTTGATGggctgggagaagggggcagCATTGGGTTGACgtgggaaggggtgaagCCAGAGTACTTTCCCTTGAGCATCACCGCGCAGGTGATTGATAAGGGAGAAGATGGGAGCGGGAGTAAAGTTACCGTTTATAAGGTTAATATCACTGGTGAGTCAGACGCCCTTCTTTGCAGTCgtgatggatgatggctgGGAGAGAAAGGAAGGACGATATGATATTATGATCAATacagagaagagaaggactGTGTCGAAAAAGAGGGGGCTTCTTCGTGGCTGTTGTTATCAAGACGGAATGATATAtggatggttttggttttcAGCGATATATTACAGTTGTGCATGATCGTGTTTGGCTTGACCGAGTGCTGATATCTCATCTTCACAACTCCAGTCGCAGCAACAGGCAGCTCATACGTCTGGACTAACAtgccccgccccctccgATGGATCAAGTCAGGGCTGTACCAGCTCGAACTCAAGCCATCAGCCTGGAcagatgatggtgaagtgCCCGTGTTGGCGAGGTCACCGTTTTTCAGTGTGGGGGATTACGTCCCGCCTGCTCCGAGTCCAAGTGAGAGTTCATCTCCTGTAAGTTTTATTtgacctacctaccttaccttggTACCAATGGATAGTGAGTGAGGCTGACATGACATGTGGGAAAGGAACCCTCGAAAGGGGATAAAGAGTCGTCGTCTGGCGGGGGCGGCGTGAGTAAGCCGGTTGCTATTGGGGTGGGAGTCGCGATTGGTGTGCCGAgcttggttgggttggtggttgttggctggTTTTTTAGACGGAGGTATAAGAGGGCGCGggcggagaagagaaggttgAAAAGGAGCGAGTTTGTTATTTACTGAGATAACCGTTGAATGTGAAGAGGTGTGAGTTTACTCCTGAGGGGCCGAGAATCGTGGACCCGGGGGGAGGCGGCATGTTGAGAGGATGATTGGTTCGGTGGGTTCGGATGTTGGATGTGTTGTTGGGTGATACGGAGTGGTATGTACCTGGTGAGAAAGGGAGACGGGAATACGGGGGACCCTTCCGACGTGAGGTGATGCTGACGGGAAAGCTTATTGGGTGGTGCTGTGGGTGTTATGCCGCAATTCAGGGACGGCtgtgaaagggggggtggcGTTGTGGGTTGTATTACGCGGGATATGGGATGAAGGTGTTTGGGTGATCGATTCAGGGCTGATTCTTCGAGATGGGAAACACGGTCAGGTATTGTGGTCTTGCTGTTGAACCAAGGTTGACAGGCTGGATATTCCCATTTAAGGGGGCTCTTGATGAGAGAGGAAATTCAGTCTGTTCCAAAGCATCGAACGGCATCTCGGCAcgattgatgatgatggcagcaGGTGGGTGAGATATGTAATTCAAACCGCGCGCCTGCAATGAACTTGTGCAAGCCAGTGTAAGGAAGGCGCGAGCGTATCTGTGGTGCCTTGCATAGCGCattttgtggtggtggtggtggtgtgcttATTCAAGATCAGTTCGGAAAGAGCGGAAACTATTTTGACTGCGCCCACTTTTCGATATTTGTTCCACTCTTGATTTTTGGCACTTTGTGATAGCAGTGATTTTCGATCATTATCTGGAGAGTGGAAAGGGGATCATCGATTTGGTTACTCGATTTCAGAGCTTGCTTCCCCAGTGACTGGTTCAAGGGTTCAAAAAGATCGACACAGTTCTACAAAATCTAGAACTTCAACCCGGTCGGTTGGAATTTTGATTAAGCTCATGTTTTGAACAACGTCTCTCCTGGGAGGAGCTATCAATCTCCAAAAGTGGGTTGCGGATTGCCGCTATCGACAACGTCAAAAGTTCTGGACTTTGGGTTTAAGATGGCGGCGGATATTTTTTCATCTGGTCTGAaatggatggtggttgatgacAGGTGCTTGGCCGCTCATGCGTGCTGTACCGAACCATCAACAAGACGAGGCCCTGGCTCTCTGTGCACAGCCAACAAAAAATTCACAACTCATCACGTCGGCCAGTCGTGGAATTTGTTTCCTTTTGCTAGCTACCcctgaaggagagggggggcCCGCCGCGCGCAGACGCTGGCAATGTTCCTGCATTCTTGGCCCCTCTTGGGGACCCCACTGTTTGTTTCCAAGAATGGAACCTCGGCAACGGCCTCGAGGGTTCCCCCTGGGCTTACCGCTCCACTCAAGGTCTTTTCCCCGGTAACACTCGAGCGCTTTTCGAGAAACGAATGACACCCTCCCGTCGAGCACAGGTCATGGGGTGATTATTAGGGGTTCACGATACGAGGGCCGAGCCATTGGGGGTCGAAGTGCGTAATGGCACGCAAGAAGAAACTGCTTGTTGGTAGACgataggtggtggtggtggtggtggtggttcaaTCAACAGGTGAAGTAAAGCAAACAAAGGGTCAAAGTGCAGAAGGCATGTCGCTTACACTGTTAGGTTGGCCaatgagaagaggaggaacttGTCCCCTATCCAAATTGACCATCGCAACTCCACGGCGTCGAGACAGAGATGGAGCCGCCGGCCGTGTTGGCGAGACCGCAACGTCCCGCAGGGGATCCCTTCTCAACAGGTCCCAAAGGGGAATAAACATCTCTTGGTCAGCGCTGCCGAAACGACGGGCGGGCCCGGTGACAACACTGCCCAGGCTcccggtgatggaggtgatgggggtaGGTgtgcatgatgatggagtcCGATCCCATGCCTTGCCTGCTGAGCCTCGCAGTCTCTGTGCCTCCCCGGCACACGGGGCGGCCAGCCTTTCGCCCCTATAAGCCGTGTGATGCCACCACGAGCACCCTTTACGTCCCTTTCCTGTGCTTGATGCTTCTCTCCAGCCAAGCTATCCAAGCTGCCTCTTAGCAACACCAGAGCATTCTTGCTCGTCCTCTGACGTATCGCACGTCCAACATTCGTTACTAGTATCATCATACCACCGACATTCTTTATTTGCTTCACAGAGGAGAAACACCATGGCTCCATCATTCTCTAAGCTGGGCGCTTTTGCCCTGGCTCTTGCCTCTGGCGTCACTGCCACCCAGAAGTACGTCCTCTCCGAGGAGTACACACCATCCAACCTTTTCGAGAACTTCGAGTTCATGGAGTTCAAGGGGAACGACGAAGACCCCAACAGGGGACATGTACGGTATCAAAGCCAGGCCGACGCCCTCCAGCTTGGTCTCATCGATCCCGTCAACACCGACGACGTCTTCATCGGTGTCGACTACACCAAGTGGGCCGAACATGGCCGTGAAAGTGTCAGAATCGAGAGTTTGAACTCGTACAGCAAGGGTCTCTTCATCGCCGAGTTTACTCACTTGCCCAAGGCCGTTTGCGGTGCCTGGCCAGCTTTCTGGCTGACTGGTGAGCAGTGGCCCAAGCATGGCGAGATTGATATCTATGAGGGATGGAACTTGAACCCGCAGAACAAGGTCGTTGGCCATACCGATGTGAAGACCGCTGGTGTGTGCAAGATTGACACTGATGTCAGCTCTGGCTTCGTCCATTACCCTGACTGCGATGTCGTGGCCGAGGGCCAGCCCACCAACGCTGGTTGCGCACTTGATGAGGGTAACAATCTCTTTGGTAACCCCAACGGTGGTATCTGTAAGTGCTCCACATCCCCAGGCTCTTGACACCAGAGGCAACATGCTAATCACTGATGTTCCTCAGGGGCCACCGAGTGGACTGAGACCACCTTCAAGGTCTGGAGCTGGGCTCGCGGCGCCGAGCCCCGGGATGTCGCCAGTGGATCGCCCGATCCTCTGAGCTGGGGGCCCCCTAGCTTCGCTCTTACTCCCAAGAGCTGCGATgtcagaagtgccttcaagGATATGCGCATGgtcctcaacatcaacttctgcggtgatgctgctggtaACACCTGGAACATTGGTGGCAGGGACTCTTGCGCTGCCAAGACTGGCTATGCCGAGTGCTACGAGTACGTCAGGGATCACGGCGCTGACTTCGAAGACGTTTTCTGGAAGG
The sequence above is a segment of the Podospora pseudocomata strain CBS 415.72m chromosome 2 map unlocalized CBS415.72m_2, whole genome shotgun sequence genome. Coding sequences within it:
- a CDS encoding uncharacterized protein (EggNog:ENOG503PTB7); the protein is MALDDKMSPSITTTPMGSLPNLRRKLTRLVLTRGIFITTVVYVFLLSLIVGVQAVLPAEFTNSFDGLGEGGSIGLTWEGVKPEYFPLSITAQVIDKGEDGSGSKVTVYKVNITVAATGSSYVWTNMPRPLRWIKSGLYQLELKPSAWTDDGEVPVLARSPFFSVGDYVPPAPSPSESSSPEPSKGDKESSSGGGGVSKPVAIGVGVAIGVPSLVGLVVVGWFFRRRYKRARAEKRRLKRSEFVIY